The genomic segment CCGCCACGGTGCTCGTAAGCGCCCTGGTAGTCTTCGGCGTCATCGGGGTCTCCCGCCTGGGGGTCTCCCTGTACCCCGACGTGGACTTCCCCAACGTCACCGTCTCCACCCGCTGGGAGAACGCCCGTCCGGAGGAGATCGACAACCAGGTCACCGACCAGCTCGAAGACGCCATCAGCGCGATCAGCGGCGTCAAGCACATCACCTCCCAGAGCTCCCAGGGGCGCTCCCAGATCACCGTGGAGTTCGAGCTCACCAAGGACCTGGACGTGGCGGCCCAGGAGGTGCGCGACAAGGTGTCGGCCCGGCTCCGGCGGCTGCCCTCCGACGCCGACGTGCCGGTCATCGACAAGCTCGACATCAACGCCCAGCCCATCCTGCGGCTCGCCCTCACGGGGCAGCACGCCATCGAGGACCTGACCCGGTTCGCCCAGGACGAGGTGCGGCCCCTTCTCCAGCGCATCGAGGGGGTGGGGGAGGTGAGCCTGGGGGGCGCCCGCCAGAAGGAGGTGCGCCTGTGGCTCTACCGGGAGCGCCTGACCGCCTACAACGTGGGGGTGGACGAGGTGACGGCGGCGGTGCGGGCCCAGCACGCGGAGGTGCCCGGCGGCCGCATCGAGTCGGCCGACAAGGAGTTCCTCATCCGCACGGTGGGGGAGTTCGCGACCCCCGAGGAGTTCAACGAGCTCATCGTGGCCTGGCGCGAGGGCACCCCCGTGCGCCTGCGCCACGTGGGCTACGCCGAGGCGGGGCGCCAGGAGAGCGTCTCGGTGGCCCGCTTCACCACCAAGGAGGGGGTGAGCCGCACCGTCTCGGTCAACGTGGCCCCCCGCTCGGGCGCCAACCAGGTGGCCATCGCCCGGGCCGTCAAGGACATGCTCCCCGAGATCCGGGCCATGCTCCTGGAGGGCATGACGCTGCACATCGCCACCGACACCACCGAGTTCATCGAGCAGTCCATCGGCGAGCTCAAGTTCCAGCTCTTCCTGGGGGGGCTCGCAGCGGCACTCACGATCCTGCTCTTCCTCCAGAACGCCCGCACGACTCTGATCAGCGCGCTGTCCATCCCCACCTCCATCATCGCGACCTTCGCGACGATGTACGGGATGGGGTTCTCCTTGAACAACATGACCATGCTCGCCCTCATCACCGCCGTAGGGCTCGTGATCGACGACTCGATCGTCACGGTGGAGAACATCTACCGCCACCGGGAGGCCCTCGGGCAGGGCCCCCGGCGGGCCGCCTTCGACGGGTCGGGGGAGGTGTACTTCGCCATTCTCGCCACCACCGCGGCGCTGGCAGGGGTCTTCCTCCCGGTGGCCTTCATGGGGGGGCTCGTGGGGCGCTTCTTCTTCGAGTTCGCCGTGACCATGGCCTTTGCCGTGGCCTGCTCCACCTTCGTGGCCATGACGGTGGTACCCATGCTCGCCTCCCGCGTGCTGACGGTGAGCCGCGACAAGGGGCGCCTGTTCCGGATATTCGACGGGGCCGTGAGGGGCCTCTCGGCGGTGTACCGACCCCTGCTGGGCTGGTCGCTTCGCCACCGTCTCGCCGTGGTCGGTCTGGCCGCCCTGACCCTTGCGGCAGGGGGCTACCTCTTCCAGAACCTGGGCAAGGAGTTCATCACCGCCGAGGACACGAGCCGATTCACCGTGCGCATCCGCACTCCGCTCGCCTACTCCCTGGACAAGACCGACGAGCTCCTGCGCCGGGTGGAGGGGCACCTGCGGGCCATCCCCGAGGTAAGCCACTTCTTCAGTATCAGCGGGATCGGCAGCTCGGCCCAGAACGGCATCGCCATCGTGACCCTGGTGCCCAAGGGGGAGCGCTCCCGCTCCCAGCGGGAGGTCCAGCGGGAGATCAACGGGATCCTCCGGACCATCCCGGATCTGCGGGGCGTGGCCGCCGACATCGCGCCCATGGGGGGCGGGGCCCGAAACGAGGACATCCAGCTCGTCATCCGGGGCCCGCGCCTGGAGGCGCTGGACCGCTACTCCCAGGAGATCATGGAGCGGCTCGAGCAGACCCCCGGCTTCGTCGGCCTCACCCGGGACCTGGACGTGGGCAAGCCCGAGGTGCGGGTGCGCATCGACCGGGAGAAGGCGGCCGACGCCGGGGCGAGCGTGCGCGACGTGGCCTCGGCGGTGGGCGCCCTCATGGGGGGCGTGCAGGTGGGGGACTACAAGGAGGGGGGCCGCACCTACGAGGTGCGGCTTCGCCTGGTGCCCGAGCACCGGGAGCTCCCGAGCGACGTGGAGCGGATCTGGGTGCGTTCCCGGGACGGACGCCTGGTGGACGCCAGCGGCTTCGTCACGGTGGAGGTGGGGGTGGGCCCGAGCGTGATCAACCGCCTGGACCGCCAGCGCTCCGCCACCGTGTACGCCAACCTGGAGGGGATGGTCCTCGGCGAGGCCCTGCCCCGGGTGCGGGCCCTGGCCGAGGAGCTGCTCCCCGACGGCTACACCATCAAGTTCGCCGGGCGCGCCGAGACCTTCGGGGAGACGGGGCAGTACGTGGCGTTTGCGTTTGTCCTGGCCATCGTCCTCACCTACATGGTGCTCGCGTACCAGTTCGAGAGCTTCCTCCAGCCCCTGGCCATCATGACGGGGCTGCCGCTCGCCTTCGTGGGGGCCTTCGGGCTCCTCTACCTGCTGGGGAACACCTTCAACCTCTTCTCCATGATCGCGCTGATCCTGCTGGTGGGCCTCGCCACCAAGAACGGCATCCTGCTCATCGACTTCACCAACCAGCTGCGGGCACGGGGTCTCTCGGTCCACGAGGCCCTGGTGGAGGCCGGCACGACGCGCCTTCGCCCCATCCTCATGACCGCGGTCTCCACGGTCGCCGGGGTCGTGCCCGTCGCCCTCGGCATCGGCGTGGGGAGCGAGAGCCGCCAACCCCTGGCGGTCGCCATTGCCGGCGGGATCCTGTCCTCGACCTTCCTCACCCTGGCCGTGGTGCCCGTGGTCTACAGCTACCTGGAGCAGCTCGCCGCCTGGCGACTGGTGGGGTGGGCCAAGGGGAAGATCTTTGCGAAGGACGCGGCGG from the Thermodesulfobacteriota bacterium genome contains:
- a CDS encoding efflux RND transporter permease subunit, with the translated sequence MFLPHFSIRRPVAATVLVSALVVFGVIGVSRLGVSLYPDVDFPNVTVSTRWENARPEEIDNQVTDQLEDAISAISGVKHITSQSSQGRSQITVEFELTKDLDVAAQEVRDKVSARLRRLPSDADVPVIDKLDINAQPILRLALTGQHAIEDLTRFAQDEVRPLLQRIEGVGEVSLGGARQKEVRLWLYRERLTAYNVGVDEVTAAVRAQHAEVPGGRIESADKEFLIRTVGEFATPEEFNELIVAWREGTPVRLRHVGYAEAGRQESVSVARFTTKEGVSRTVSVNVAPRSGANQVAIARAVKDMLPEIRAMLLEGMTLHIATDTTEFIEQSIGELKFQLFLGGLAAALTILLFLQNARTTLISALSIPTSIIATFATMYGMGFSLNNMTMLALITAVGLVIDDSIVTVENIYRHREALGQGPRRAAFDGSGEVYFAILATTAALAGVFLPVAFMGGLVGRFFFEFAVTMAFAVACSTFVAMTVVPMLASRVLTVSRDKGRLFRIFDGAVRGLSAVYRPLLGWSLRHRLAVVGLAALTLAAGGYLFQNLGKEFITAEDTSRFTVRIRTPLAYSLDKTDELLRRVEGHLRAIPEVSHFFSISGIGSSAQNGIAIVTLVPKGERSRSQREVQREINGILRTIPDLRGVAADIAPMGGGARNEDIQLVIRGPRLEALDRYSQEIMERLEQTPGFVGLTRDLDVGKPEVRVRIDREKAADAGASVRDVASAVGALMGGVQVGDYKEGGRTYEVRLRLVPEHRELPSDVERIWVRSRDGRLVDASGFVTVEVGVGPSVINRLDRQRSATVYANLEGMVLGEALPRVRALAEELLPDGYTIKFAGRAETFGETGQYVAFAFVLAIVLTYMVLAYQFESFLQPLAIMTGLPLAFVGAFGLLYLLGNTFNLFSMIALILLVGLATKNGILLIDFTNQLRARGLSVHEALVEAGTTRLRPILMTAVSTVAGVVPVALGIGVGSESRQPLAVAIAGGILSSTFLTLAVVPVVYSYLEQLAAWRLVGWAKGKIFAKDAAGEVGEG